The genome window ataaaaataatgataatctagaaaataatgttaattatatgaaaatattaagaaaGGCTAAAGCTAGTAATacgtatatttataatatatatgatataaaaataaataataagataatatataataaaaaatattttaaagaatatataaatattattaattttgttatatgtatatttttaagtactaatattaataatttaaatatgagtattttaaatcataattatatttattttatatcaaaaattattaaaaaaaatttcaaattttattttttctatttttattataatatatttaaaaataaacaaatatcaaatagatataaaaatatttataatatgaatttcgatgtaatattaaataataatctacagaattatttatctatatcaaaaattaatatcaaaaataaatatatatatgttttatatacacTCTCATGTATTTTATCAGTTTATAATTTCCATTATTCTTTAttcaattattattttttcttcttttataaatatattaaaatattatcaaaattcTCAGTAAAGTCAGTTACTATATGTACCTTTATGATTGACACTTGTTTATCAGCTCCATTGGatgtattaaataaagaGAAGCAGAATATAAAacagaataaaatatataaaaatattcattataagaatgatacatataaacatacatataataataaaaagaatatgtcTGGAACGCAAAaactatatttatttaataattataagaaagacaaaaaaataaagacaaaaaaaacatatgaaGAAGAAGGTTTTTGTTGTTGggatatattaatgataaaatattatatgagaAAATATGTAAGATtagaatttataaatatagataatatattaagaaataaaatattatcaaatataaaaatattagatatgtatgtaaaatatattaataatacaatattattatatatatttgttaattttttaatatatatatataaaaatatgacaataataaaaaagaacaaaaaaaggaatttaaaaaaagaaagaaaaattttaaatataataaaatataaattaaatattttagaaacatataaatattatttattgaaaattattattgatatatatttattaaatatatcttatttatgtaattatataatcatagCCTTagaattcttttttatttttggagatgctttattttctttaaattgTTATAATCATAATTTATTGACAGATGTGAAATTTTCATATAGAATCCAatttcaatattttataaataatttttttaataaattgcAAAATGTAAATACATTGTATCatcttaatttttataaaagttccaatttgtattttcatgattataaaaagaacaaaaaaatcaacaacaaaaacaataataataataacaataataataataataacaataataataagaagaacCATTTTAATGAttcaaaaaatgaaagagAAATGTGTAAAAGTAATTTTTATCTCAAAACAGATAAACAGGAAGATATTATAGATCAgaataaagatatatcatCTAACAACAATATGATTCTGTTTGAtgataagaaaaagaaagaaagtaTTTGTTCAAATAGTTTTGATCCATCTAATTCGTTTTATTTAGATAAATCTAATAATacagataataattttaattttaatgatgatgatgaaattAGTAATCcagatgaatatatttataaagattcttttatagaattaaaaagtattttaaaaaaaaaaatgaaagaatatattattaattattataataaaagtattaaaaatatatattatcttttcaTATGctttaaagatataaataatattatattatttttaaatttatatattaataaaaatacagacttgaaagataaatataataatatatacattcagagtataaataatatatatttatataattgtaaattattaaaaattaattataattttatatgtattttatatttaagtttgatatatatatataattatattggcAACTTTTTCCATTCttataatcattttattGATTtgtattcaaaatataaatataattattttatgtatacaaataaaagaaataatttttttaatttttataatatatatacatatttaaataGAAGTAAAAATATGTTGGATCCTCACATGTATCtgacaaaaaataaaaacaacaataatgataataataatgataataataataataataatatgtatcattataattatatgtatcattataataacaatattggTTGTAGTAGTTTATATGATCAAGTTAGAAACATATGTATTAGACACATTTatgattttaataaaatattattacagaAGAGTTTTTTATtcctttctttctttttctataattataaaaatatacttccagatatatattgttataattgcatacataaatattgtaCAGGTCCTCAAGATGAGAGAGATTCTTTAAATGTTGATACTTCCAAAATTTATGAAGACAACAGAGgagataagaaaaaaatgagattcaaaaaaaaaaagtcaataaataataatatgataatacatataaatgataataaagaaaataatattacatcaACGTCATTAAAAATGTTTGAGAATCATGAATCTAAAAAGAATAttgaacataataatatgaggCATACAGATCAATTATCATCAAATAATTGTTACATTGTAGATGCTAATAAAATCCAGATGAATAAAAGTTCAAATAatcttttatcatattttaaaagaaaaatgaatatatttaaaaaaaaaaataaaaatgatttaagTAATACACTCAATAGTAGTTGTCATATAATACATGATGATAATAGAAATGTCGATGATTCTTCATATaggatattaaaaaaaacacacaaagaaaaacaaaagaaaaaagaatatgaaatGAAAGAATATGAAATGAAAGAATATGAAATGAAAGATTATGATAAAATCGATTCGCATGATATAGATAATAgtatgaagaaaaaagaaaaaaagaaaaaaaaaaaaaaaatcgaaaaagatgataatacaattactgttataaaaaaaagtgtaGATTTATTTGTAGATAGTAGTAGACATAGcaatgatgatataattaaaaagaagaagaacaaaaaaacttttaatagaaaaaagaaaaagaagaagaagaaaaaaaaaaaaagaacaacaGAACATACAAAAGAAGAAAGAGATATAGAATATGATAGTGATAAAGAAGAagatttttctttatttaaagaTAAGGAAGGAGATATGGTTTTAATAAatgcatataaatatatgttaaattataaaaagaaaaataaaaaaagaatatatgattataatttaaaagaatatttaaattgtatgtgtattaataaatatatatatatttgtaatttaatatataattgtttaatatatatattacaaataaaatatacatataataaaaaaaagaaaaaaaaaaaaattactttattttcatctattGGTGGATtccaaaaaattaaaaaatcattttctttatcaacTGAtggtattaataaaaattatattgttattaatacaaaacatttattaaatttagaTTTTGTAAttctaaatattttaagtttaatagaaaatatatatattaatctaTATAAGAGTAAATTATTTACagatatgtgtatatttaataatatcaaatatatatgcttagaaaataaagaattaaaaaaaaaggataaagACTTAAATCAAAAGAaaaccaaaaaaattaaacaagTTTATGTAAgacatgaaaaaaaaaaaaaaattattaatgacaatgaagaaaaaatatctCATGGTTATTATGAAAGTGATTtagattattatttatcagATGCTTTATATTCATCAGGAAGTGTGTATAATATACCTTTATATAATAGAAGAGAGaccaaaaaatatgtaaaggattttaaaaattatgataataaaaataaaaatgatgataattataataaaaatgatgataattataataaaagtgatgatgattataataaaagtgatgataattataataaaagtgatgataataaaagttatgataattataataaaaatgatgataacatTAAATTAATGTTgtcaaattataatttaaaaaaatataataaatatacagaCAAGAATCAtcatgatgataataaatatgaacagTTTTCAAACACATccaatataaaacataaaaattattctaCATTTATTCAttgtgaaaaaaataaagaacatACAAGACGTAGTAGTTTAatgaatgaatattatattccaaaaaaaaaaaaaaaaaaaggatacaAATTTTCAGTAAATGTAAAGGCTATTTCAATTAATGACAAGAGGAATGAGAAAATTTTGAATATCCATCCTAATAATCAGAACGAAGAAtttgataatttattatcaaataaaaaaataaaaaaaaaaaataataagataattaaaaaaagcaaaaagaaaaaaacgttaaatgatatatcgttaataaattttgagaattataaaatattaagagataattataaaaacaaacttaataaaaaattaaagaagaaaaaaaaagaattgtattattataaaaatatatattataatgtaaataaaaaaaaaagtatttataataaaaaaagtagaTGGAACAAATTTGtatcaaatattttattttttagacataaaaaaaaaaataatcgtCAAAATAATAAGAGTGGTACtattaacaataataataataaaataataaattacaacaagaataataagaagaacagaaataataatttagataattataagaagaacacattaaatgaaaatatacgtattaataatttatttgttaaatACAAATCGAAAAccatgaaaaataaaaatataaacaaattattaaaaCTCGATACAGACAAAGAAGAAAGTATAGAAAgaataaaacatttatttataacatttaattataataaagaaaagaaaattaataattatatacataatatatttacatatacttcattatattcaaattttaatatttgtccaaaaaaaaatatagatatattaaattatcatataaaagtAAGAAGaagtttattaaaattattatattcaatatattatagacATAATTTATcagtaatatataaaatatataaaaagatagaatatatatatacatatttaaatatatctttttataataatttatatgaattcgatatgaaagatataaataataatattgatatatattcattatttcttataattaaatatttaaaatatcatatatatagtaatgagaatttatttaatacatttattgtaaatattataaattatataaatacaaatattcataaatttactaattttttatgtatgtatgatTATTcagatttattaaatatacttaatcattatattataaatattgatataaataataaattgacatttaataaatataatttatatctattaaggaaaaataaaataacatatgtgcctatatcaaatatattatttttgcaTTGTAATCAATTCcgtttaaatgatataataaaaattttatatagtCATCCTCAATATACTCTATTTTTAAAGAGTATAgcaataaataatttattatatttatataagaaaaatactATAACAAATACTATGTATTTACAACtatttgaatatttaaaagtgGATTTAGGGAAtagaatatttttctttataattttcttttcatttcattCTTTTCAGTTTTTATATCAGTTTTTTATGAACATGCAAAGTTATATaagaaatgaatatattggaaaaaatgaattattttattttaatagtcataataatttaaaaaaaacacaaacagaaaataaaaatattctatataaatatcaaCAAACAGAAGACAAATCATTAGAATTaactttaaatataaatcatgataataataaagaaaataatattttatgtatatctGAAAATAATAGGAtggatgatatattatttaagaatcaattatttgttaaaaaaacaaacattTTTAAAGAATTCTTACTTTTTTTCATGggtaagaaaaataatttattattattaaatgattataaagataagaaaaatattaacagaaacaataataataataataataataataataattataataataattataacaataataatatgaatattaataatttcattttttataaatatcaaggctatgtaaaaaaaacacatgtcttatcattaaaatgttcacttattaaaaaattattcttaGAAAATTTacatgataaatataaaaatatgttatttgaatcttgtttttttcataatacaATATTCTGTATAAGTCAACAAGCATCAAAACttaataaagatatacaAATGGATTATGTCAAAATGGAAATTCAAaacttaataaataatactaatattcataaattaaaattattaacaaataataatatggttaAAGATATTTCAGATAATATCAGAATATTAATGTCTGCTACACGTTCTCCTCTTTTTTTAACATTCAAAACGATTTCTCCTAATTTAAatcaattattatatgtccATCCTTTTGTTcgaaataataacataaatacaaattttaataatactgatcaaataaatatgtatatgacGAATAGTCAATTGAATAGCCAACATAATGACAAACAAATTGTAAATAATTTGTCATTTATTAATACTCAAGAATTTACTCAAAcaaatcaatatataaatgatataaaatgtaattcGTGTTCAAATGGTATAAATATGGATGAAAATGAgggaaatataataaatgaagggaataaaaatgaagggaataaaaatgaaggagatataataaatgaagggaataaaaatgaaggagatataataaataacctgaataataataaagtacatataataaatgacctgaataataacaaagtacatataataaataacctgaataataacaaagtacatataataaataaccTGAACTGTTCAGGTAAAATAATGGAAgcaaataaaatgaatgaaaAAGACGgcaaaaatgaagaaatggGAAAAATGTTTGaagatatatcatatatatataaagtaaaTGATGATGTAAGACAAGATAAATTGGTAATTCAAacgatatatatttttattcatattttgaaTGAATATAAGTtatgttataatttatttcctTATAACAtcataacaaataaatttgtaaatatatattcttcgaATGAGGAGGATGAAAAGGATGAGAAAAAATGGACTATTGGAGCTagccaaaaaaaagaaaaagaaaaaaaaaaaaaaaaaaaaaaaaagttcatcaacaacacaaaaaaataataaggtacttaataatgatgataagaggaagttttctttttcttttagtttgtttaagaaaaagaagcaagataaaaatatttataataaagagaaaaataatattgtcccaaatgttaatattaacaatgatgataagattattattaataataataataataataataatgatgatgggGAGGAGGATATTATTCCGAATGATACTTTGTTAAGTGCTGAAAACagtaatattcataaaaatgaaaatcaaattgttaaatattatgaaaatgagGACTCAGTTACTGAACAGGAATTTAATGGACATTCAAGAAATATgcatatatcaaatataaagaaaaaaaaaaagaaaaaaaataaatttgaaaACTTTGGTGCAGTTATTGAAGTTTTAACAAATACAAAAAGTAGACATGATATAGGAAAgaaatatcaaaatataataaaattttatcatttgaaatattctaatattaatgtatatatatatgcattgAAGAATTTTATTAGTTCGCTAGCTGCATATTCTTTGCtctcttttattttacaaGTAAAGGATAGGCATAATggaaatttattatttgacgaaaatggaaatataatACACATTGACTttggatatatattaaatatatacccaggtaaaaatatatatatatatatatatgtatatatacatatgtgtgtgtaaatttatttttattttatatttttttttttttttttataggtaTATCAATTAATTTTGAACTTGCCCCATTTAAATTAACAAGAGAAATGATTATGCTTTTAACAATAAAAAGTCAGAAAAAAcagtattttattttttcctacATTCAATTAGTAGTCAAAGGGttagtataaaaaaaaaacatacatacatatatacatacatatatacatatatatatatatgtatgtacatTTTCTTGTTTGggtttatttaaaatatttattttttctttttgtagatatttattattaagagAAAAGAGCGACTGGTTAATTTCATCCATTTTGAGTTTGTCACATTCAGATATAAACTGCTTTAAATATAACACAGTTGAAAAGTTGaggtatataataaaaaaaaaataaaaagaaaaataaaaataaaaataaaaagatatatttattatatacatgaatatatatatattttttttttattatgcattatcatatgtaataatatatatatatatatatatatatgtgtatataatcttttccttttatattaCAGGAAACGtctaaaattaaataaaaatgacaaCGATGCGAGtatatttatgataaataaaattcatcAAGCATACAATAACATAACAACAATTTTATATGACTACATTCAGAATATTCAACAAGGCATTCAATGAAAAGTTAAGCAACaaatcttatttttttcatataacattgtatatatatatatatatatatatatatatatatatatatatgtgtgtgttttttttttttttttttttttttttaaatgacaTAATTTCTTTgttcatttgttttattttattttatttattttttcttcgaatgtttctatttttatatttatgttttcaCTCTTGTCTTTtctattattaaaaagatttattttttattgaatttttttttacataaaattatttttaaaaacgtatataaaatgaaaaaccAAATAACACACcatggaaaatataaaatcaaaAAGGTTTAAAATggatacatacatatatatatatattgtctcataatgaaaaaaataaaattttaattatagaaaaaaataaaaaattaatatgaaatgataaaaaattagaTATCATGAATAAAGTTATGACAACGTTactaaacaaaaaaaaaaaaaaataaaataataaatataagaaaacaaaaaagttataataataatataccatttattataatttcattaatatttaataaaaaatttattatatatatatatttattttaatcatTTGTAAAAATGCTACTTTTCCTTTTATAGGGTCCttgatatttattatttgtttcttgattatatttataatcatGTGGATGGTACTTAAAAGAATTcctgtaattttttttaaagaaatctgaatcttttcttttactatatttcatattattgttaatatattcatttctaTTTTGTATATCATCTTTATCTTGACTATTtctatatgaataataatttttgtttataagttttttatttgtatatacatgatatttttctttt of Plasmodium sp. gorilla clade G2 genome assembly, chromosome: 4 contains these proteins:
- a CDS encoding phosphatidylinositol 4-kinase,putative; this encodes MERRYYRERNDKIYKKVNIEDILKFINNEEYEIKDNIFLILYVCNNLEEGHLSYIYDDVLILYLKLLPLFEKELVKKIDDINIQHKNKKHIYNNNNNLQDEYFIRMKRTILKYNYIILHLTYFISLKKKKEKNETLKLFLYYIHMLTFLSLKKYIEIRNIIDIYNTQSENKIKDINYINNNNYINNINYINNMSIYKNKKQTSNIQNFFIKSHKSTNTYENQKKVELFYLSYINILLSFLIYIYKYKICNIILSEKEFIHISKYTIYIILLFNHIKKRNMDIEKDFVNFYDYVYELIVIFLDKYNNYYYNVYKKNNNNNEKKIYICLYYKNFIFFLFSYLERCKILKYIENYIVSKKKNIFYNMTLLNIISNTVHMHFLNNSLYNKKEDDDYINLFFFQLKHEHMKEKNKETDKISMHNLCDVNTISDSININNINDINNNNDDNIINVNYFNINNLLFLKLLNICELLLIKKRKKKNIYQNNIEYYNINKNRDDIYLSIYIYQNIITITKKTIEYMMCFFRNEEDRNINICNNIYISYRLFYLFEFYFNIIVYILNLKYKNINIDNKKSSKLNIINNCKHNNNFYIKYFFEYALYYIYEIYILIILLFRCTQIFDDILNQNKDNMFEFLKKIMYIFNLLHIHNKKLNQFLKNIDNVCNRKYNNIMVIIKNVNTYRTTQYCEYERNDINERNDINDINERNDINDINDINDINKSDMLIDPKKRSYTVDNKILHEYKNNINIFYNKDRGFYININSYIKYIYKFYNEKNIDLFLNYRRTKRISPIKIEKDNKMKICPLNNYNNKNNMMMININNFNVNYYYKKRRRDEYYRKIYFHFIINYMLKKYKENKIYIPNCNHCKNFLQIYINKLHYFGNNIFNTKHIFNNNIYTFIKMNVNKKKKNQSLEHLITSKKRFLMGSRRSMNERMSTVGYNIYERINNNKYDNNNNNNNNNNNNNICDNNNKCDNNNIKCDDNKSFNSQCNLYNKIYNNQNDYMEHENIYFNFLFNLHYLHNLNDHMNEYFILKKKRNKTKGFFSISLNIKERLLGRSKNNKCDKDKKYNNIKQLCDIHMNGNNLCDSINKEKQNVEGIRNIENIKSIKNIKSIKSIKSIQNIKSIKNIQNCNFKKMSDSTIKDEDILYFLFINYNYCILNYKNNKKLKLFLLQILEIFESLISYMNIYEYICAFLLFLISYIERRPIEYLYLSEIFDITYDEEYMRPYSKENQNNNNNNNINCNNNVINQFNQWGNKKEIIKNTKNLECDSVCFNSNENHLLKDNIKKKKKKKKKLEESLNVNNILFNNIKINEYDYIEKEVLHYMSFIKETRNNDDKNHILNLRYSIFYKNKMIIKIFLEIIEKIKLFLCCNVFDYLYENKSIYEKYISLLSSYFFKFYFVLMHEEIYYNKNKNNKNNCRMYNDIESDMNFIDANRRIKKDYKKDNHHNNENMCSFYKSIMIIKNKVIEITPILSIKYLNQCNLNNICKHDILFGLKDKNCKINNKNSKHTNNNINNNNNNNINNNNNNNIINNGHNNCHNNCGCHIHFDCYNILSEDNLKKLYIFIIYYIEGIRKKENILYSLYLLIDKNIYRDKYLHKHIKNLIRFKIYTYTNEMNNFDDYDMIYSTYFVLMNIMNYNKMIRNYLYYIFDNICKIKLNIIFDKSYLFCFLKNLEKSSYDYAYMKILYDEKNIIKNEIDKKKNKMIKIIYKVNLYVTINYLLYFKILNSCKLYLYLYSYFYYEFYIYSFKKYIKKYNIYFYFDRIKKYVPSNIYIKNIKNIKNIKNIKNKIKKNSQMERNHQDVINKMIISKDIKNELKMKELKMKNMKMKKEKKSIHTSNIINDHISVNNEYNIQHNKKVVNKNIKTINKYKKNSTFFLTENNNKLNEFFDIIQNNNYNNKNNDNLENNVNYMKILRKAKASNTYIYNIYDIKINNKIIYNKKYFKEYINIINFVICIFLSTNINNLNMSILNHNYIYFISKIIKKNFKFYFFYFYYNIFKNKQISNRYKNIYNMNFDVILNNNLQNYLSISKINIKNKYIYVLYTLSCILSVYNFHYSLFNYYFFFFYKYIKILSKFSVKSVTICTFMIDTCLSAPLDVLNKEKQNIKQNKIYKNIHYKNDTYKHTYNNKKNMSGTQKLYLFNNYKKDKKIKTKKTYEEEGFCCWDILMIKYYMRKYVRLEFINIDNILRNKILSNIKILDMYVKYINNTILLYIFVNFLIYIYKNMTIIKKNKKRNLKKERKILNIIKYKLNILETYKYYLLKIIIDIYLLNISYLCNYIIIALEFFFIFGDALFSLNCYNHNLLTDVKFSYRIQFQYFINNFFNKLQNVNTLYHLNFYKSSNLYFHDYKKNKKINNKNNNNNNNNNNNNNNNKKNHFNDSKNEREMCKSNFYLKTDKQEDIIDQNKDISSNNNMILFDDKKKKESICSNSFDPSNSFYLDKSNNTDNNFNFNDDDEISNPDEYIYKDSFIELKSILKKKMKEYIINYYNKSIKNIYYLFICFKDINNIILFLNLYINKNTDLKDKYNNIYIQSINNIYLYNCKLLKINYNFICILYLSLIYIYNYIGNFFHSYNHFIDLYSKYKYNYFMYTNKRNNFFNFYNIYTYLNRSKNMLDPHMYLTKNKNNNNDNNNDNNNNNNMYHYNYMYHYNNNIGCSSLYDQVRNICIRHIYDFNKILLQKSFLFLSFFFYNYKNILPDIYCYNCIHKYCTGPQDERDSLNVDTSKIYEDNRGDKKKMRFKKKKSINNNMIIHINDNKENNITSTSLKMFENHESKKNIEHNNMRHTDQLSSNNCYIVDANKIQMNKSSNNLLSYFKRKMNIFKKKNKNDLSNTLNSSCHIIHDDNRNVDDSSYRILKKTHKEKQKKKEYEMKEYEMKEYEMKDYDKIDSHDIDNSMKKKEKKKKKKKIEKDDNTITVIKKSVDLFVDSSRHSNDDIIKKKKNKKTFNRKKKKKKKKKKKRTTEHTKEERDIEYDSDKEEDFSLFKDKEGDMVLINAYKYMLNYKKKNKKRIYDYNLKEYLNCMCINKYIYICNLIYNCLIYILQIKYTYNKKKKKKKITLFSSIGGFQKIKKSFSLSTDGINKNYIVINTKHLLNLDFVILNILSLIENIYINLYKSKLFTDMCIFNNIKYICLENKELKKKDKDLNQKKTKKIKQVYVRHEKKKKIINDNEEKISHGYYESDLDYYLSDALYSSGSVYNIPLYNRRETKKYVKDFKNYDNKNKNDDNYNKNDDNYNKSDDDYNKSDDNYNKSDDNKSYDNYNKNDDNIKLMLSNYNLKKYNKYTDKNHHDDNKYEQFSNTSNIKHKNYSTFIHCEKNKEHTRRSSLMNEYYIPKKKKKKGYKFSVNVKAISINDKRNEKILNIHPNNQNEEFDNLLSNKKIKKKNNKIIKKSKKKKTLNDISLINFENYKILRDNYKNKLNKKLKKKKKELYYYKNIYYNVNKKKSIYNKKSRWNKFVSNILFFRHKKKNNRQNNKSGTINNNNNKIINYNKNNKKNRNNNLDNYKKNTLNENIRINNLFVKYKSKTMKNKNINKLLKLDTDKEESIERIKHLFITFNYNKEKKINNYIHNIFTYTSLYSNFNICPKKNIDILNYHIKVRRSLLKLLYSIYYRHNLSVIYKIYKKIEYIYTYLNISFYNNLYEFDMKDINNNIDIYSLFLIIKYLKYHIYSNENLFNTFIVNIINYINTNIHKFTNFLCMYDYSDLLNILNHYIINIDINNKLTFNKYNLYLLRKNKITYVPISNILFLHCNQFRLNDIIKILYSHPQYTLFLKSIAINNLLYLYKKNTITNTMYLQLFEYLKVDLGNRIFFFIIFFSFHSFQFLYQFFMNMQSYIRNEYIGKNELFYFNSHNNLKKTQTENKNILYKYQQTEDKSLELTLNINHDNNKENNILCISENNRMDDILFKNQLFVKKTNIFKEFLLFFMGKKNNLLLLNDYKDKKNINRNNNNNNNNNNNYNNNYNNNNMNINNFIFYKYQGYVKKTHVLSLKCSLIKKLFLENLHDKYKNMLFESCFFHNTIFCISQQASKLNKDIQMDYVKMEIQNLINNTNIHKLKLLTNNNMVKDISDNIRILMSATRSPLFLTFKTISPNLNQLLYVHPFVRNNNINTNFNNTDQINMYMTNSQLNSQHNDKQIVNNLSFINTQEFTQTNQYINDIKCNSCSNGINMDENEGNIINEGNKNEGNKNEGDIINEGNKNEGDIINNLNNNKVHIINDLNNNKVHIINNLNNNKVHIINNLNCSGKIMEANKMNEKDGKNEEMGKMFEDISYIYKVNDDVRQDKLVLNNDDKRKFSFSFSLFKKKKQDKNIYNKEKNNIVPNVNINNDDKIIINNNNNNNNDDGEEDIIPNDTLLSAENSNIHKNENQIVKYYENEDSVTEQEFNGHSRNMHISNIKKKKKKKNKFENFGAVIEVLTNTKSRHDIGKKYQNIIKFYHLKYSNINVYIYALKNFISSLAAYSLLSFILQVKDRHNGNLLFDENGNIIHIDFGYILNIYPGISINFELAPFKLTREMIMLLTIKSQKKQYFIFSYIQLVVKGYLLLREKSDWLISSILSLSHSDINCFKYNTVEKLRKRLKLNKNDNDASIFMINKIHQAYNNITTILYDYIQNIQQGIQ